A single window of Kitasatospora sp. HUAS MG31 DNA harbors:
- a CDS encoding glutamate ABC transporter substrate-binding protein translates to MGIGTRTRTPGRALVVAAALAAGLLGAGTSSGAAAPGAVPGAVRQAPAGGSAPALDDTCDTAKSLPPARNAGGARIRKIRERGTLVVGVDQNSYNWGYRNPQSGRIEGFDIDLARAVAASVLGDPEKITYRTVPTARRIEAVKAGEVDMLIRTVTITCDRLKEISFSAPYFEAGQRTVTPKAAKATSVAQALKGKRACSAAKTSSATELESGKWGQATTKLLDNQLDCLVLMQQGQVDVTLTDGVAAYAQAAQDPRVEVSPDTIVPAWMGIAVNQGDPDLVAWINAVLAEYRSNGGWKASYDRWLAPTMGPVPGFSLPS, encoded by the coding sequence ATGGGAATCGGGACGAGAACGCGGACGCCGGGGCGGGCCCTGGTGGTCGCGGCGGCGCTGGCGGCGGGGCTGCTGGGCGCGGGCACCTCCTCGGGTGCCGCGGCGCCCGGGGCGGTGCCGGGGGCGGTGCGGCAGGCTCCGGCGGGCGGATCGGCGCCGGCGCTGGACGACACCTGCGACACCGCGAAGAGCCTGCCGCCGGCCAGGAACGCGGGCGGCGCCAGGATCCGGAAGATCCGGGAGCGCGGCACGCTGGTGGTCGGCGTGGACCAGAACAGCTACAACTGGGGCTACCGCAACCCGCAGTCCGGCCGGATCGAGGGCTTCGACATCGACCTGGCCCGGGCCGTGGCCGCGTCGGTCCTGGGCGACCCGGAGAAGATCACCTACCGGACGGTGCCCACCGCGCGCCGGATCGAGGCGGTCAAGGCCGGCGAGGTGGACATGCTCATCCGGACGGTGACCATCACCTGCGACCGCCTCAAGGAGATCTCCTTCTCCGCGCCGTACTTCGAGGCGGGGCAGCGGACGGTCACCCCGAAGGCCGCGAAGGCGACCTCGGTGGCGCAGGCGTTGAAGGGCAAGCGGGCCTGCTCGGCCGCCAAGACCTCCTCGGCGACCGAGCTGGAGAGCGGGAAGTGGGGCCAGGCCACCACGAAGCTGCTGGACAACCAGCTGGACTGCCTGGTGCTGATGCAGCAGGGCCAGGTGGACGTGACGCTCACGGACGGGGTGGCCGCGTACGCGCAGGCGGCGCAGGACCCGCGGGTGGAGGTGTCGCCGGACACCATCGTCCCGGCCTGGATGGGGATCGCGGTGAACCAGGGCGACCCGGACCTGGTCGCCTGGATCAACGCGGTGCTGGCCGAGTACCGGTCGAACGGCGGCTGGAAGGCGAGCTACGACCGCTGGCTGGCGCCGACCATGGGCCCGGTGCCGGGCTTCTCGCTGCCGTCCTAG